A region from the Podarcis raffonei isolate rPodRaf1 chromosome 11, rPodRaf1.pri, whole genome shotgun sequence genome encodes:
- the MYORG gene encoding myogenesis-regulating glycosidase — MYSFLPENFTPVKQKPVKELKPMIVAIVLGLILLIAAVVAWCYYVSSLRKAERLKTEQMDLHQDGFTIKNQDGEIVFRLAFQSGILDLESCSREGANLTCTRTDKGKLNFFIKIVTPKDTVMCYRVRWEEFVADTVVEHKMFWGDAHWYGGCEMSVQHWPIKLPGYQEPMPFVTSDVYSFRNSFGGILERYWLSSKAAAIKINDSVPFHLGFNASERSLVFQARYKDSPYKPPLGQPPFPELSYRVCIGSDVTSIHKYMVRKYFYKPSKIPSENAFKYPIWSTWALYKNDIDQDKLLRFAEKIKKYKFNWSHIEIDDTYTQAYGDFDFDPVKFPNVTETFKKLKEDGFQVTLWTHPFINYNSSNFGVGIERQLFIKEPTGRLPAMVEWWNGIGAILDFTNPAARDWFQSHLRQLRSKYGISSFKFDAGETSYLPKQFSTFRPLSDPSIWSRRYTEMAIPFYELAEVRVGYQSQNISCFFRIIDRDSVWGYELGLKSLIPTVLTISMLGYPFISADMIGGNFFPNKTDGAVEIPDQELYIRWLELSAFMPSMQFSIPPWLYDREVIDIALKFTRLHESLVAPLLLELAGEITDTGDPIIRPIWWISPHDEAAHKIDSQFLIGDTLMVAPVLEMGKQERDIYIPAGKWRSYKGELFEKTPTLVTDYPVDLDEVAYFVWVS; from the coding sequence ATGTACTCGTTTCTGCCGGAGAACTTCACCCCCGTGAAGCAGAAGCCGGTCAAGGAGCTGAAACCCATGATAGTGGCCATTGTGCTCGGCCTCATCCTGCTCATCGCAGCCGTGGTGGCCTGGTGCTACTACGTGTCATCCCTTCGGAAGGCGGAGAGGCTGAAGACGGAGCAGATGGACCTCCATCAGGACGGCTTCACCATCAAAAACCAGGATGGGGAGATCGTCTTCAGGCTGGCCTTCCAGTCGGGTATCCTTGACTTGGAGTCTTGCTCCAGGGAGGGTGCGAATCTAACCTGCACCAGGACTGACAAAGGGAAGCTCAACTTCTTCATTAAGATTGTCACCCCAAAAGACACGGTGATGTGCTACCGGGTCCGCTGGGAGGAGTTTGTGGCAGACACCGTGGTGGAGCACAAGATGTTCTGGGGGGACGCCCACTGGTATGGGGGCTGCGAGATGAGCGTGCAGCACTGGCCCATTAAGCTGCCCGGGTACCAGGAGCCCATGCCGTTTGTGACCAGCGACGTGTACTCTTTCAGGAACAGCTTTGGGGGCATCCTAGAGAGGTACTGGTTGTCCTCCAAAGCAGCCGCCATCAAGATCAATGACTCTGTCCCCTTCCACCTTGGGTTCAACGCCTCGGAAAGGTCCCTCGTCTTCCAGGCCAGGTACAAAGATTCTCCCTACAAGCCTCCACTGGGGCAGCCGCCGTTCCCAGAGCTGAGCTACCGTGTCTGTATCGGCTCTGACGTGACCTCCATCCACAAGTACATGGTGAGGAAATATTTCTACAAGCCTTCAAAGATCCCCTCAGAAAATGCCTTCAAGTACCCGATCTGGTCGACCTGGGCCTTGTACAAAAACGACATTGACCAGGACAAGCTCCTGCGCTTTGCAGAAAAGATCAAAAAGTACAAGTTCAACTGGAGCCACATCGAGATAGACGACACCTACACGCAAGCGTACGGGGACTTCGACTTCGACCCGGTCAAGTTCCCGAACGTGACGGAGACGTTCAAGAAACTCAAAGAAGACGGGTTTCAGGTCACTCTCTGGACGCACCCGTTCATAAACTACAATTCCTCCAACTTTGGGGTAGGCATAGAGAGACAGCTTTTCATCAAGGAGCCGACAGGGAGGCTTCCTGCTATGGTTGAGTGGTGGAACGGAATTGGCGCCATATTGGATTTCACCAACCCTGCGGCCAGGGATTGGTTCCAGAGCCACCTGAGGCAACTCCGGAGTAAGTACGGCATCTCTTCCTTCAAGTTTGATGCTGGAGAGACCAGCTATCTTCCCAAACAGTTCAGCACCTTCCGCCCCTTGTCGGACCCCAGCATTTGGTCCAGGCGCTACACGGAAATGGCCATCCCATTTTACGAGCTAGCGGAGGTCAGAGTTGGCTACCAGTCTCAGAACATCTCCTGCTTCTTCCGCATCATTGACAGGGATTCAGTCTGGGGATATGAGCTTGGGCTGAAGTCCTTGATACCGACAGTCTTGACCATCAGCATGCTGGGATACCCTTTCATATCGGCCGACATGATTGGCGGGAACTTCTTTCCTAACAAGACTGATGGGGCGGTGGAAATCCCAGACCAAGAGCTCTACATCCGATGGCTGGAGCTTTCGGCCTTCATGCCTTCCATGCAGTTCTCCATCCCACCATGGCTTTACGACAGAGAGGTCATAGACATCGCCCTGAAGTTCACCAGGCTCCACGAGTCTTTGGTTGCCCCCCTCTTGCTGGAGCTGGCTGGGGAGATCACTGACACTGGGGACCCCATCATCCGGCCCATCTGGTGGATTTCTCCCCACGATGAGGCTGCACACAAGATCGATTCCCAGTTCCTGATTGGGGACACCCTGATGGTGGCTCCCGTCTTGGAGATGGGCAAGCAAGAGAGAGACATTTACATCCCAGCTGGCAAATGGCGCAGCTACAAAGGGGAGCTCTTTGAAAAGACACCCACCTTGGTGACGGATTATCCTGTCGATTTGGATGAAGTAGCTTATTTTGTGTGGGTGTCCTAA